Proteins from a genomic interval of Chloroflexota bacterium:
- a CDS encoding NPCBM/NEW2 domain-containing protein yields the protein MRYLAIVVVLTLLQSFADPAAFAGAQSISLSPPPGPPVPAGGAPPPGTGAVHTTGFVRAADGETFDVHINGQQVTIGLIGVTAPMGNTDCGRQATRYMQQLVASGLTLDEDPDITFDSRGRRMYYATDSVGDTVAEALVGAGFAWANGLGRNAAQLAALEHAAVAAGRGCIGGLPRPPLAAQEIGVVALLRGLVRAVQQFAGVQRASAATLSPQSPPGALPVPARVNSIFPNGFVSTTVASGLSLPTDFAFLPDGRILIAEKHGVVRVYKNGSLLTTPFIDISNHVNDYYDRGLLGIAVDPNFASNGFVYLLYTYENDPTQYNGPKTGRLTRVTATGDTAGNETVILGSQVGPGCGGFPVGADCIPSEWYGHSVGALKFAPDGTLFVTLGDAASWNTVNADALRAQNLDSLAGKNLRITTTGAGLSTNPFWNGSASANRSKVWGYGFRNAYRFNIRPGTSTPFIGDVGWNDWEEIDVGLRGANFGWPCYEGTGQQAGYAGQSTCQTLYATGPVQPPLITYPHNGQTSAVTGGAFYTGSLYPAQYQGAYFYGDYGLSTMQYAQLDANNALVSGPTNFATGADGPVAIEMGPDGNLWYIAISAQQLRRIDFTGAPPPPPTSAYVSDMSWISMTNGWGPVERDMSNGDSALGDGRPITLNGTVYPKGLGTNAYSDVQYALAGACTTFTSDVGVDDEVGSNGSVVFQVWTDGTKRYDSGLMTGASATKSVNVGLTGVNTLELVVTDGGNGNAYDHGDWAGAQVLCQSQGSSPPSVTRTSPADQAAGVSQSTSVTATFSQAMDATTITASTFTLTKQGATQPVAATVAYNTTSLTATLQPTSALDAGATYTARVVGGANGVKDANGAAMSADKTWTFSTAQTSGTSGFLSDWTWTSATNGWGPVERDMSNGDSAAGDGKPITLNGSVYAKGLGVNAASDISFTLGGSCSTLTGYVGVDDEVGPAGSVGFQILGDGVVLFDSGLMTGATPSKALTVNVSGRTTLDLVVNDGGDGTVNDHADWADVYVTCSGTANSRPTPSITQPSPTTQYKVGDTITFSGSAVDQQDGAIPSSGLSWQVVIHHCPGGSCHVHFVQQTAGPTGTFVVPDHGDDSYLEFVLSATDSAGAIGTTSVALLPQTVQITLASIPSGLQLNYSGQNVTAPFVRQTIVGSAHTIYAPSPQASATFLSWSDGGAQQHDIVMGTTNATFTATFTSSGGTGTQYLSDMAWTSSTNGWGPVERDMSNGESAAGDGHTITLNGAAYAKGLGTN from the coding sequence GTGCGCTACCTCGCCATCGTCGTGGTCCTCACGCTGCTTCAGTCCTTTGCCGACCCGGCGGCGTTCGCGGGTGCCCAGTCCATCTCGCTGTCTCCTCCGCCGGGACCACCAGTGCCCGCGGGCGGAGCGCCGCCGCCTGGCACGGGCGCGGTCCACACGACGGGATTCGTTCGGGCAGCGGACGGCGAAACGTTCGACGTGCACATCAATGGTCAGCAGGTCACCATCGGCCTGATCGGCGTTACGGCACCGATGGGGAACACGGATTGCGGCCGCCAGGCGACCCGATACATGCAACAGCTGGTCGCGTCAGGGCTGACCCTCGACGAAGATCCGGACATCACCTTCGACTCACGCGGCCGACGGATGTACTACGCGACGGACAGCGTGGGCGACACGGTGGCCGAGGCGCTGGTCGGGGCCGGCTTCGCGTGGGCCAATGGCCTCGGGCGGAATGCAGCCCAGCTAGCCGCTCTCGAACACGCCGCCGTCGCTGCGGGCCGTGGGTGTATTGGCGGCCTTCCGCGGCCCCCGCTGGCAGCGCAAGAGATCGGCGTCGTCGCGCTGCTACGCGGACTCGTGCGCGCGGTCCAGCAATTCGCCGGCGTGCAGCGTGCCTCCGCGGCCACCCTTTCTCCCCAGAGCCCACCGGGCGCCCTTCCGGTGCCCGCTCGGGTAAACAGCATCTTCCCCAATGGATTCGTATCGACGACCGTCGCGTCGGGCCTGTCTCTTCCCACGGACTTCGCCTTCCTCCCCGACGGTCGAATTCTGATCGCCGAGAAACACGGGGTCGTTCGCGTCTACAAGAATGGCTCGCTGCTCACCACGCCTTTTATCGACATCAGCAACCACGTGAATGACTACTACGACCGAGGCCTGTTGGGCATCGCGGTAGATCCCAACTTCGCGAGCAACGGCTTCGTGTATTTGCTCTACACCTACGAAAACGATCCGACGCAATACAACGGCCCGAAGACTGGGCGGTTGACTCGGGTCACGGCCACTGGCGACACAGCGGGCAACGAAACGGTGATCCTCGGCAGCCAGGTTGGGCCCGGCTGCGGCGGGTTTCCCGTCGGGGCGGACTGCATCCCCTCCGAATGGTACGGGCACTCCGTCGGAGCGCTGAAGTTCGCGCCGGATGGGACACTGTTCGTCACGTTGGGCGACGCCGCAAGCTGGAACACGGTCAACGCAGATGCCCTCCGGGCTCAGAACCTCGACTCCCTCGCGGGAAAGAACCTCCGTATCACGACGACGGGCGCCGGACTTTCCACAAATCCCTTTTGGAACGGCTCGGCCAGCGCGAATCGATCGAAGGTCTGGGGTTACGGCTTCCGGAACGCCTATCGGTTCAATATTCGGCCAGGCACGAGTACGCCATTCATCGGCGACGTCGGCTGGAATGATTGGGAAGAGATCGACGTAGGCCTCCGGGGCGCCAATTTTGGATGGCCGTGCTACGAGGGCACGGGCCAGCAGGCCGGCTACGCTGGTCAATCAACCTGCCAGACGCTGTATGCGACGGGGCCGGTTCAGCCACCCCTCATCACCTATCCCCACAACGGGCAGACGTCTGCGGTCACGGGGGGGGCCTTCTATACCGGCTCGCTCTACCCGGCGCAATACCAGGGGGCGTACTTCTACGGCGATTACGGTCTGAGCACGATGCAGTACGCCCAGCTCGACGCAAACAACGCCCTCGTCAGCGGCCCCACAAACTTTGCGACCGGCGCAGATGGGCCGGTCGCTATCGAGATGGGACCGGACGGCAATCTCTGGTACATCGCCATCAGCGCGCAGCAGCTGCGGCGGATTGACTTCACCGGCGCACCGCCGCCACCTCCCACGTCCGCGTACGTCAGCGACATGAGCTGGATCTCCATGACCAATGGCTGGGGCCCGGTCGAACGCGACATGAGCAACGGCGACTCGGCTCTTGGCGATGGTAGACCCATTACGCTCAATGGCACGGTATACCCCAAGGGCCTGGGGACCAATGCCTATTCGGACGTCCAGTACGCGCTGGCCGGCGCATGCACGACGTTCACGTCCGATGTCGGCGTCGACGACGAAGTGGGAAGCAATGGATCCGTCGTGTTTCAGGTCTGGACTGACGGGACGAAGCGCTACGATAGCGGCCTGATGACCGGCGCCTCGGCGACGAAGAGCGTCAACGTCGGCCTGACCGGCGTCAACACTCTGGAGCTGGTCGTCACCGACGGCGGGAACGGCAATGCCTACGACCACGGCGACTGGGCTGGCGCCCAGGTCCTTTGCCAGAGCCAGGGATCAAGTCCGCCCAGCGTTACCAGGACGAGCCCCGCGGACCAGGCGGCCGGCGTCTCTCAATCGACGAGCGTCACGGCGACCTTTTCGCAGGCGATGGATGCGACCACGATCACCGCGTCGACGTTCACCCTCACGAAGCAGGGGGCGACGCAACCGGTCGCGGCTACGGTCGCGTACAACACGACGTCTCTGACGGCGACACTCCAGCCGACGTCCGCGCTCGACGCGGGCGCAACCTACACCGCTCGCGTCGTGGGCGGCGCCAACGGCGTGAAGGACGCCAACGGTGCGGCGATGTCCGCCGACAAGACGTGGACCTTCAGCACCGCGCAGACATCCGGCACGAGCGGCTTCCTGAGCGACTGGACCTGGACCTCCGCGACGAACGGCTGGGGGCCCGTCGAACGCGACATGAGCAATGGCGATTCCGCGGCGGGAGATGGGAAGCCGATCACGCTGAACGGAAGCGTCTACGCCAAGGGGTTGGGCGTCAACGCCGCGTCCGACATCAGCTTTACTCTCGGCGGCTCGTGCTCGACGCTCACAGGATACGTGGGCGTGGACGATGAGGTGGGGCCCGCGGGCTCGGTCGGTTTCCAGATCCTTGGCGACGGGGTGGTCCTGTTCGATAGTGGCTTGATGACCGGTGCGACGCCATCGAAAGCGCTCACCGTTAACGTCTCCGGTCGGACCACACTCGACCTCGTCGTGAACGACGGCGGCGACGGCACCGTGAACGATCACGCCGATTGGGCCGACGTCTACGTCACGTGTTCCGGAACGGCGAACTCGCGTCCGACCCCATCGATCACACAGCCCTCTCCCACTACGCAGTACAAAGTCGGCGACACCATCACGTTCTCTGGCTCCGCCGTGGACCAGCAGGATGGCGCGATCCCCTCGTCAGGGTTGAGCTGGCAGGTCGTGATCCACCACTGTCCGGGCGGCTCGTGTCACGTGCACTTCGTGCAGCAGACGGCGGGACCAACCGGCACGTTCGTCGTGCCCGACCACGGCGACGACAGCTATCTGGAGTTCGTGCTCAGCGCTACCGATAGCGCCGGAGCCATTGGAACGACCTCCGTGGCGCTTCTCCCGCAAACCGTCCAGATCACCCTCGCGAGCATCCCGAGCGGGCTGCAACTGAACTACAGCGGCCAAAACGTGACCGCACCGTTCGTACGCCAAACCATTGTCGGCTCGG